Proteins co-encoded in one Ignavibacteria bacterium genomic window:
- a CDS encoding Do family serine endopeptidase has product MRGKSVLGAVALVVLGILFGAVLVSGFGWVKPGLADVKLGADRSPVMPNAELNNFSQAFIEVSEKVTPSIVQINVVAEAKKGQGFDFFPFGDLDGSPKESEGSGSGIIISNDGYILTNNHVVENAKRVEVILNDRRKFEAKVIGTDPLTDLGVIKINATNLPAAYLGNSDGLKVGQWVMAIGNPLSLSSTVTAGIISALNRGSLRLINDSYGVENFIQTDAVINPGNSGGALVDLNGAVIGVNTAIATRTGTYIGYGFAIPINLAQTVAKDLIANGKVSRGYIGVQIREVDAALAKSLGLNRPTGVIIEKVVEGGSAADADIKKGDVILKIDGKEVNAPNTLQSHVAGKSAGSKVVLTIWRDNKEIERTVTLKPRGDDNVAVKDNADRPEKEDNSSAEQIKLENIGLTLRNLKADELKKYKLDNGVFIADVKPYSLAYDQGLGRGLVITRADRKDVSTVAEIEKIFKNSKGRAVLLEVADNQGNSRYVGIEIPD; this is encoded by the coding sequence ATGAGAGGAAAGAGCGTTCTTGGGGCAGTTGCCCTTGTAGTACTCGGAATTCTTTTTGGAGCGGTTTTGGTTTCAGGCTTCGGTTGGGTAAAGCCCGGTCTCGCTGATGTAAAGCTTGGAGCCGACAGGTCACCCGTCATGCCAAATGCAGAGCTTAACAATTTCAGTCAGGCATTTATCGAAGTGTCTGAAAAGGTTACCCCTTCGATTGTCCAAATCAATGTTGTTGCTGAGGCAAAGAAAGGACAGGGATTCGACTTCTTTCCATTCGGCGACTTGGATGGCTCTCCCAAGGAATCGGAAGGTTCAGGAAGCGGTATTATCATCAGCAACGACGGTTACATTCTTACCAACAATCATGTGGTGGAGAATGCAAAACGGGTTGAGGTAATACTGAATGACAGAAGAAAATTTGAAGCCAAGGTGATCGGCACAGACCCGTTGACAGATCTTGGAGTAATAAAGATTAATGCAACAAATCTCCCTGCCGCATATCTTGGGAACAGTGATGGTCTCAAAGTCGGTCAGTGGGTAATGGCGATTGGTAATCCACTTTCACTTTCTTCAACAGTGACAGCCGGAATAATCAGTGCATTAAACAGGGGTTCTCTCCGGTTAATCAATGACAGCTACGGTGTTGAAAATTTCATTCAGACAGATGCAGTAATCAACCCGGGTAACAGTGGTGGTGCACTTGTCGATTTAAATGGTGCAGTAATTGGAGTGAATACTGCGATTGCCACCAGAACAGGAACATACATCGGATATGGTTTTGCCATTCCGATCAACCTCGCTCAAACTGTTGCAAAAGATCTTATTGCTAATGGTAAGGTCAGCAGGGGTTACATTGGTGTACAGATCAGAGAAGTGGATGCTGCACTCGCAAAATCTCTCGGATTGAACAGACCAACAGGTGTCATTATCGAAAAGGTGGTTGAAGGCGGTTCTGCAGCAGATGCCGATATCAAAAAAGGTGATGTGATCCTGAAGATAGACGGTAAAGAAGTGAATGCACCCAATACTCTGCAAAGTCATGTTGCTGGAAAGAGTGCAGGTTCAAAAGTTGTCCTTACCATATGGAGAGACAACAAGGAGATAGAAAGGACTGTCACCCTGAAACCAAGAGGTGATGACAATGTGGCTGTGAAAGACAACGCAGACAGACCCGAAAAGGAAGACAATTCGTCTGCAGAGCAAATTAAACTTGAGAACATTGGCTTAACCCTCCGGAACTTAAAAGCTGACGAGTTAAAAAAATACAAGCTTGACAACGGAGTATTTATTGCGGATGTGAAGCCATACAGCCTTGCTTATGATCAGGGCCTTGGAAGAGGACTCGTGATTACAAGAGCGGACAGAAAAGATGTATCAACTGTAGCTGAAA
- the recO gene encoding DNA repair protein RecO: MGNSLVKTEAIVLSRLKYSDSSNIISFYTRTGGKISGLVKGARNIKSKSGLATDVLNIVELFYYDKEGRELYTINSAELIFHPKEIMTDLEAISCATSVIELLKELTSPHEENDRLFRGTEKIIRLMDSKKEPSLILLLRYFLFILDESGVGIHSQTCSSCGCEISKETGVRFDPGFGILCEKCALEKRRGIYISMELYGLLFCLNSGKPVDTFESKSVRQLLNLLETYTRTHFETFKGLKALKILGDL, translated from the coding sequence ATGGGAAACAGTCTCGTAAAAACCGAAGCAATTGTCCTTTCCAGATTGAAGTACAGTGATTCGAGTAACATAATCAGTTTTTACACCAGAACCGGCGGGAAAATAAGCGGACTGGTTAAAGGGGCAAGAAACATTAAATCGAAATCAGGGCTTGCCACTGATGTCCTAAATATTGTTGAGCTTTTCTATTATGACAAAGAGGGAAGAGAACTCTATACAATCAACTCCGCAGAACTGATTTTTCATCCCAAAGAAATCATGACCGACCTCGAGGCGATAAGTTGTGCCACTTCAGTAATCGAACTATTAAAAGAACTTACTTCGCCGCACGAGGAGAACGACAGACTATTTAGAGGGACTGAAAAAATTATCAGATTAATGGACTCCAAAAAAGAGCCTTCCTTGATACTGTTACTAAGATATTTCCTGTTTATCCTGGATGAGTCGGGTGTGGGGATTCATTCGCAGACATGTTCATCATGTGGTTGTGAAATTTCAAAAGAAACAGGTGTCAGGTTTGATCCCGGATTTGGAATTTTGTGCGAGAAATGTGCGTTAGAAAAAAGAAGGGGCATATATATTTCCATGGAACTTTATGGTCTCCTTTTCTGTCTAAATAGCGGTAAACCGGTTGACACATTCGAATCAAAATCTGTCAGACAGTTGTTAAATTTACTTGAGACTTACACTCGAACCCATTTTGAAACTTTTAAAGGCTTAAAAGCATTAAAAATATTAGGAGATTTATAG
- the mtnA gene encoding S-methyl-5-thioribose-1-phosphate isomerase, which yields MRSDSYFSIKFQDGRLVFLDQTKLPSCEEYIHTDNPERVAEAIKRLEIRGAPLIGIAAAYALALSVKGGFSEQVFNSAFQLLASTRPTAVNLFNCLQRMKQFCFELPGEERNFDNLLSEAKRIHSEDEAMCEQIAENGLEIFNGGSTVLTHCNTGRLATGGIGTAFGVIQRGFENGLIKHVYADETRPLFQGLRLTSYELSKNGIPFSIIPDSAAGVLIRDGKIDLVITGADRIASNGDSANKLGTFTLSVLCKEYKVPFYIAAPSTTIDPAALGFSDIPIEERSPMELVQYLSSGFTSLNFNCFNPSFDITPAENITGIITEKGIFKFPFSFR from the coding sequence ATGAGATCTGATTCCTATTTTTCCATAAAATTTCAGGATGGCAGGCTTGTGTTTCTTGATCAAACAAAGCTGCCATCCTGTGAAGAATATATCCATACTGATAACCCGGAGAGAGTGGCTGAAGCAATAAAGCGGCTGGAGATCCGGGGAGCACCCCTGATTGGAATTGCAGCAGCTTATGCTCTGGCTTTGTCTGTTAAAGGAGGTTTTTCCGAGCAGGTTTTCAATTCCGCTTTTCAATTACTCGCCTCAACAAGACCCACTGCAGTAAATCTTTTCAACTGCCTCCAGAGAATGAAACAATTTTGTTTCGAGCTGCCCGGTGAGGAGAGGAATTTTGATAATCTCCTGTCGGAAGCGAAGCGTATTCATTCCGAGGATGAAGCGATGTGTGAACAGATCGCAGAGAACGGTCTTGAAATATTTAACGGGGGTTCAACAGTTCTTACACATTGCAACACGGGAAGACTTGCAACCGGCGGAATCGGTACTGCTTTCGGAGTGATACAAAGGGGATTTGAAAACGGACTGATAAAACATGTCTATGCTGATGAAACCAGACCTCTTTTTCAGGGCTTGAGACTCACTTCCTATGAGCTTTCCAAAAACGGTATTCCTTTCAGCATCATTCCCGACTCAGCCGCCGGAGTCCTGATCAGGGACGGTAAAATCGATCTCGTGATCACGGGAGCCGATCGTATAGCATCCAACGGCGATTCAGCGAACAAACTTGGTACATTTACTTTATCAGTGTTGTGCAAGGAATACAAAGTTCCTTTTTATATTGCCGCACCATCAACTACCATTGATCCCGCTGCGTTGGGATTCTCTGATATCCCGATTGAGGAGAGATCACCAATGGAACTTGTTCAGTATCTTTCATCCGGTTTCACTTCTCTCAATTTCAACTGTTTCAATCCATCCTTCGACATCACTCCTGCGGAAAACATCACAGGGATAATCACCGAAAAAGGTATTTTCAAATTTCCTTTCAGCTTTAGATAA
- a CDS encoding sugar kinase — translation MSLLIVGSVAFDSVSTPFKSVDNALGGSATYISLAASYFTAPAYIVGVVGDDFPKKYFDLLESHNVNLTGMQVVEGGKTFRWAGKYHYDLNTRDTLLTELNVFESFNPVIPDKLRKSSYICLGNIDPVLQLRVLDQLENPQFVVCDTMNYWIEGKKDVLAEVLKRSDVLIINDSEARLLAQEPNLIKAAKIIREMGAKILIIKKGEHGALLFTEDVVFSAPAYPLEMINDPTGAGDSFAGGFIGYLHKTQDLSPSNIKRAVVYGSTMASFCVEQFSTEALENLSYLRIQDRYREFLTISRFDEI, via the coding sequence TTGAGCCTGTTAATAGTCGGTTCCGTCGCCTTTGATTCAGTATCCACCCCTTTCAAGTCTGTAGACAACGCACTTGGAGGTTCTGCCACATATATTTCACTGGCAGCAAGTTATTTTACTGCACCTGCATACATTGTTGGTGTGGTGGGAGACGATTTCCCCAAAAAATATTTCGATCTGTTGGAATCTCACAATGTCAATCTTACCGGAATGCAGGTGGTTGAAGGAGGAAAAACCTTCAGATGGGCAGGCAAATACCATTATGATCTGAACACACGGGATACACTTCTGACCGAATTAAATGTATTTGAATCGTTCAATCCCGTAATTCCCGACAAACTGAGAAAATCCTCATACATCTGTCTCGGGAACATCGACCCGGTTCTTCAGTTAAGAGTGCTTGACCAGCTTGAAAATCCACAATTTGTCGTCTGTGATACGATGAATTATTGGATCGAAGGGAAGAAAGATGTGCTTGCTGAAGTTCTTAAAAGAAGTGATGTGTTAATCATAAATGATTCCGAAGCAAGGCTCTTGGCGCAGGAACCGAACCTGATTAAAGCCGCCAAAATAATCAGGGAAATGGGAGCAAAAATATTAATAATCAAAAAAGGCGAGCATGGTGCTCTGCTTTTTACCGAGGATGTTGTGTTCTCGGCACCGGCATATCCGCTTGAAATGATAAATGACCCAACCGGCGCCGGTGACTCCTTTGCCGGAGGATTTATTGGATATTTGCACAAAACACAGGATTTAAGTCCTTCGAACATCAAGAGGGCGGTTGTCTACGGCAGTACCATGGCATCCTTTTGTGTTGAACAGTTCAGCACAGAAGCACTTGAAAATCTTTCCTATCTGAGGATTCAGGACAGATACAGGGAATTCTTGACGATTTCAAGATTTGATGAGATCTGA
- a CDS encoding NUDIX domain-containing protein codes for MKIIDDIVEAHIFRGSGENHEILLLRRAQSEEVYPGLWQPVTGRMHEGEKAWEAALREIKEETGITPEEFFVVPNVNSFYNPAKDSVSLIPVFAGKVDKNVEVILSEEHDEYMWCSLEEALPLLAWPGQRKSAELIMNKARDEKIYFDPVKLI; via the coding sequence ATGAAAATCATTGATGATATAGTAGAAGCACACATCTTCAGGGGTTCGGGAGAAAATCATGAAATACTCCTGTTGCGAAGAGCTCAGTCTGAGGAAGTTTATCCCGGTCTTTGGCAACCTGTGACGGGCAGAATGCACGAAGGTGAAAAAGCCTGGGAGGCAGCACTTCGGGAGATAAAAGAAGAGACCGGGATTACCCCTGAAGAGTTTTTTGTAGTGCCGAATGTAAATTCTTTTTACAATCCTGCGAAGGATAGTGTAAGTCTTATCCCGGTATTTGCCGGGAAGGTGGATAAAAATGTTGAAGTAATTTTGTCCGAAGAGCACGATGAATATATGTGGTGTTCGCTGGAAGAAGCACTTCCGTTGCTTGCGTGGCCCGGTCAAAGAAAGTCGGCAGAGTTGATAATGAATAAGGCAAGAGATGAAAAAATCTATTTTGATCCGGTTAAGTTGATTTAG